Within Sinorhizobium sp. RAC02, the genomic segment CGTGGCCGGAAAGATCGGCAAGGTCGGCCTTCAGGTAGATCGCGCGGCTGCCTGCGGTCGCGAATTCTGCGAGCATGGTGTCGGTTGCCGCATCGCTGTCGCCGATACCGGTGATGGCGATGTCGAAACCTTCTGTCGCAAGCGCCTTGGCAATGCCGAGGCCGATGCCGCGGCGACCGCCGGTGACGATGGCGACGGGGCGTGCTGGTGTCGTCATGCGGCAAGATCCCTCGATTTGATGTGGGTCGCGACGCGCAGCGCCTGGGCGGCAACACTGAGCGCCGGGTTCACCGCGGCCGAGGTCGGCAGATAGGAGGCGTCGACCACGAAGAGGTTCGGATGGTCGTAGGCGCGGCACCAGATATCGAGTGGTGCCGTTGCCGGATCGTTGCCGATGCGCACCGTGCCGCACTGGTGCGACGGCGTGCGCTTGTCGAAGGCGCGGGCGAGCACGATCGGGAAGCCGGCCTTCTTCAGGGCGCCCTTCAGCTTGGTGACGAGGTCGAGATGGGCCTGCCAGTTGGTGCGCGTCCACTTCATGACGATCCGGTCGCGGTCGACCGTGATTCGGCTCTCGGGATGCGGCAGGTCCTCGCTCATCGCGTAGAAATCGATGGTGTGGGCGGCAACCTGTTCCAGCAGCCATTCCGGTACGGAGGGCATGTTGGCCTTCAGGATTTTGCCGGAGACGCGGCCGAGCAGCTGGACATTGCCGAGCGGCGCGCCGCCGTTTCCGTCGGAGAGATAGTAGTCGTTGAAGCCAAAGCTCTTCTGGTAGACGGAGGTGTTCTTGTAGAAGGGCGAGACGCCGATCACGGCGCTCGAATTGTGGTTCATGAAGTTGCGGCCGACCTGGTCGGAGCTGTTGGCGAGGCCTTTCGGGAAGGCCTCCGAGGCCGAGCGGAGCAGGAGCACGGCCGATTGCACGGCGCCGGCCGAAAGGATCACCAGCTTCGGCGAGATGCTCCGGGCTTCATCGCCCTGCATATAATGCACGGTCGAAATGCTGCGGCCATGCGGCGTGGTGGCAAGCCGTGTCACCCGGCAATGGGTGCGCAGTTCGACATTCGGATGCTTGAGAGCCTCGGCGAGCGCCGCACTTTCTGCATCCATCTTGCCGTCATTGCTGTTCGGATGGGCATCCCAGGGCGTCTTCGCCTTGGCCAGCCAGCGGTCGATGTCGATGCCGAGCGGCAGCGAATAGGGATGCAGGCCGTTCGCCTTCATCCTGGCGCGGACCTTCGCGATGGCCTGTTCGTCCGGCACGGGCGGGAAAGGGTAGGGCGCGGAATGGTGCGGCTCGGTCGGGTCTTCGCCGAGCGTACCGCGCACATTGAAGAGTTTTTCGGCGGCGGAATACCACGGCTCCAGCTCTTCATAGGGGAAGGGCCAGGCGGGGGAGACGCCTTCGCGATGCTTCATCTCCTCGAAGTCTTCCCTACGGTAGCGCACCAGCACCGCGCCGTAGAACTTCGAATTGCCGCCGACATTGTAGTAGTTGCCAGGGTTGAAGGCCGTGCCGTCGGCCTCGTACCACATCTCCTTCGGGCGGAAATGGCCACGCTGGAAGATCGCGCGCTGGTCGCGGTTTTCCGGGCGGTCGGGCAGGTGGTCGCCCGCCTCCAGGATGACGATCCTTGCGCCCGTCGGGGCGAGAGCGGCGGCCATGGTGGAGCCGCCGATGCCCGATCCGATGATGACGATGTCCGGCTGCGTGGTCATGATCTACTCAGGCGATGCGAAGCTGGTTTGCGGGGTCGAAGAACACCGCCTTGTCGAGGTTGAAGGCGAGGCGCGCCGTCTGGCCGGGGGCGATGCGTACATCGGCCCGCAGGCGCGCGACGACCTCCTTGCCGCCGAGATGGGTGACGGCGAACGTGTCGGCGCCGGCGGGCTCCACCACTTCGATCAGGCAGTCGCCCTCGCCGATCGTGCGGGCATTGCGGTCCGCGCCATCAGGGTCCGTCAGCGCCTCCGGGCGGATGCCGAAGATCACATCCTTGCCCTTATAGGCGGCAAGTCCGCCGGGCGCGTTCGGTACCGACAGCACCAGCGGTTCGGCCTGGTGGCGGGCGAGCGAGACGGCCATGCCGGTGCCGTTCTGCTCAATCTTCGCCGAAAGCAGGTTCATGGCCGGTGAGCCCATGAAGTCGGCGACGAAGATGTTGGCGGGGTTGTTGTAGATTTCCGCCGGCGAGCCGAACTGCTGCAGCACGCCGTCCTTCAAGACGGCGATCTTGGTGGCGAGCGTCATCGCCTCGATCTGGTCGTGCGTGACGTAGACGATGGTGGTCTTCATGCGCTGGTGCAAGCGCTTGATTTCGGTGCGCATGTCGACGCGCAGCTTGGCGTCGAGGTTCGACAGTGGTTCGTCGAACAGGAAGAGTTTCGGGTCGCGCACCAGCGCCCGGCCCATGGCGACGCGCTGGCGCTGGCCGCCGGAGAGCTGGCCCGGCTTGCGATCGAGTAGATGGCCGATCTGCAGCATGTCGGCGACCTGCTTGATCGCCTTTTCCCGCTCTTCCTTCGGCACGCCGCGGATTTCCATGCCGAAGGCGATGTTTCCGCCGACCGTCATGTTCGGGTAGAGCGCGTAGGACTGGAACACCATGGCGATATCGCGCTTGGAGGGGTGCAGGCCCGCAACCGAGCGGCCGTCGATGGCGATGTCGCCCGAGGTGATCGGCTCCAGGCCGGCGATCGTGTTGAGCAGCGTGGACTTGCCGCAGCCGGAGGGGCCGACGAGCACGAGGAAGCCGCCCTGTTCGATCTCGAGATTGATGTCCTTCAGGATTTCGAGCGATCCGTAGGATTTGCGCAGGTTGCTGATCTTCAGGAAAGACATGGACATTATCCTTTCACGGCGCCGGACATCAGGCCGCGCACGAAATACCGTCCGGAGACGATGTAGACGATGAGGGTGGGGAGTGCGGCGAGGATCGCGCCCGCGAAATGCACGTTGTATTCCTTCACGCCCGTCGAGGACTGGACGAGGTTGTTGAGCGCCACCGTCATCGGCGTCGTACCCGCGCCGGAGAAGGAGGCGCCGAACAGGAAGTCGTTCCAGATGTTGGTGAACTGCCAGATGACGGAGACGACGATGATCGGCCCGGAGGACGGCAG encodes:
- a CDS encoding GMC family oxidoreductase, giving the protein MTTQPDIVIIGSGIGGSTMAAALAPTGARIVILEAGDHLPDRPENRDQRAIFQRGHFRPKEMWYEADGTAFNPGNYYNVGGNSKFYGAVLVRYRREDFEEMKHREGVSPAWPFPYEELEPWYSAAEKLFNVRGTLGEDPTEPHHSAPYPFPPVPDEQAIAKVRARMKANGLHPYSLPLGIDIDRWLAKAKTPWDAHPNSNDGKMDAESAALAEALKHPNVELRTHCRVTRLATTPHGRSISTVHYMQGDEARSISPKLVILSAGAVQSAVLLLRSASEAFPKGLANSSDQVGRNFMNHNSSAVIGVSPFYKNTSVYQKSFGFNDYYLSDGNGGAPLGNVQLLGRVSGKILKANMPSVPEWLLEQVAAHTIDFYAMSEDLPHPESRITVDRDRIVMKWTRTNWQAHLDLVTKLKGALKKAGFPIVLARAFDKRTPSHQCGTVRIGNDPATAPLDIWCRAYDHPNLFVVDASYLPTSAAVNPALSVAAQALRVATHIKSRDLAA
- a CDS encoding ABC transporter ATP-binding protein, which translates into the protein MSFLKISNLRKSYGSLEILKDINLEIEQGGFLVLVGPSGCGKSTLLNTIAGLEPITSGDIAIDGRSVAGLHPSKRDIAMVFQSYALYPNMTVGGNIAFGMEIRGVPKEEREKAIKQVADMLQIGHLLDRKPGQLSGGQRQRVAMGRALVRDPKLFLFDEPLSNLDAKLRVDMRTEIKRLHQRMKTTIVYVTHDQIEAMTLATKIAVLKDGVLQQFGSPAEIYNNPANIFVADFMGSPAMNLLSAKIEQNGTGMAVSLARHQAEPLVLSVPNAPGGLAAYKGKDVIFGIRPEALTDPDGADRNARTIGEGDCLIEVVEPAGADTFAVTHLGGKEVVARLRADVRIAPGQTARLAFNLDKAVFFDPANQLRIA